One segment of Streptomyces sp. NBC_00576 DNA contains the following:
- a CDS encoding DUF6227 family protein, with translation MSVPYETAAYEQPESPESPEEHLERLLGRALNSFELPDDAIRRLDCALAHDSSLHSAHHSAGLHRETYRHTWLLADGSALTLWELVHNTVPGAGPQAEVYVDEEELRAATARLPLPADAPDFELPVTVQLAPVLQPGHMYVPDDSADHARRLLRRAENADRPGTDVAELLGTAFAHQITQAFGRPCRAGRAGLGFSLYEHAFLLPDGEEVSLWEVEHTATPDGRHMCEVYPTEDGARDAMERRAARAS, from the coding sequence TTGAGCGTTCCGTACGAGACGGCAGCGTACGAACAACCCGAGTCGCCCGAGTCTCCGGAGGAGCATCTCGAGCGGCTCCTGGGTCGTGCGTTGAACTCCTTCGAACTGCCCGACGACGCGATACGGCGGCTCGACTGCGCGCTGGCGCACGACAGTTCGCTGCACTCCGCGCACCACAGTGCGGGCCTGCACCGCGAGACGTACCGCCACACCTGGCTGCTCGCCGACGGTTCGGCGCTCACCCTCTGGGAGCTGGTGCACAACACGGTGCCCGGCGCGGGTCCGCAAGCCGAGGTGTACGTCGACGAGGAGGAGCTCCGGGCCGCCACGGCCCGGCTCCCGCTGCCTGCGGACGCCCCGGACTTCGAGCTGCCGGTGACGGTGCAGCTCGCGCCGGTTCTCCAGCCGGGGCACATGTACGTTCCCGACGACTCGGCGGACCACGCGCGCAGGTTACTCAGGCGCGCGGAGAACGCGGACCGGCCGGGGACGGACGTCGCCGAGCTGCTGGGTACGGCGTTCGCGCACCAGATCACGCAGGCGTTCGGGCGGCCGTGCCGCGCGGGCCGGGCCGGTCTCGGCTTCTCGCTCTACGAGCACGCCTTCCTGCTGCCGGACGGCGAGGAAGTCTCCCTTTGGGAGGTCGAGCACACGGCCACGCCCGACGGCCGGCACATGTGCGAGGTGTATCCGACGGAGGACGGCGCGCGGGACGCGATGGAACGCCGGGCGGCGCGGGCGTCGTAG
- a CDS encoding PTS fructose transporter subunit IIABC yields the protein MSEMITADLVDLDLSAQTKDAAARALAERMVAKGRVTDLDGFLADVAAREAQMPTGLDGGIGIPHCRSEHVTEPTLAFGRSVAGIDFGAADGPADLIFLIAAPAGADDAHLTILSSLARQLMNDEFTAALRSVGDAASAAALIRGDEPPAAGTDDSAAVSAAASAEAAAGTTDTGTDAGTGAGTDGGGRPFRIVAVTSCPTGIAHTYMAAESLENAGREAGVEIVVETQGSAGFTRLDPAVIADADGVIFAHDVPVREKERFAGKPTVDVGVKAGINKPAQLIADVRGRAERGEVTAGAQGGGTPVERAGESGDSYGTKLRKWLMTGVSYMVPFVAAGGLLLALGFAIGGWEINKAPSVMEHFSWTQVDSWGALLFQIGGVAFGFLIPVLAGYIAYGMADRPGLVPGFVGGMIASNIAAGFLGGLVAGLLAGGIVLSIQRIKIPPVLRGIMPVVVIPLISSLIVGFLMFVVVGKPIAEAQKGMTDWLSGLSGSNAVLLGILLGLMMCFDLGGPVNKVAYAFATAGIAVQDPSDAAMKVMAAVMAAGMVPPLGMALATVVRRKLFTPAERENGKAAWVLGASFISEGAIPFAAADPLRVIPASMAGGAVTGALSMAFGATLRAPHGGIFVVPLIGSPFLYLIAIAVGTCVTTALVIVLKSMRKPTPGTTATESPEGATATALEKKEPVAA from the coding sequence ATGAGCGAGATGATCACCGCGGATCTGGTCGACCTCGACCTGTCCGCCCAGACCAAGGATGCGGCGGCCCGCGCCCTCGCCGAGCGCATGGTGGCGAAGGGGCGGGTGACCGACCTCGACGGCTTCCTCGCCGACGTGGCCGCCCGCGAGGCGCAGATGCCGACCGGCCTCGACGGCGGCATCGGCATCCCGCACTGCCGAAGCGAACACGTGACCGAGCCGACGCTCGCCTTCGGGCGCAGCGTCGCCGGGATCGACTTCGGTGCGGCGGACGGACCCGCCGACCTGATCTTCCTGATCGCGGCGCCGGCCGGCGCCGACGACGCCCATCTGACGATCCTGTCGTCGCTGGCCCGGCAGCTGATGAACGACGAGTTCACGGCGGCGCTGCGGTCGGTGGGCGACGCGGCGAGCGCCGCCGCGCTGATCCGCGGCGACGAGCCCCCGGCGGCGGGCACCGATGACTCCGCGGCGGTTTCGGCGGCGGCCTCCGCCGAAGCCGCCGCGGGTACCACGGATACGGGTACGGATGCGGGTACGGGTGCGGGCACCGACGGGGGCGGGCGACCGTTCCGGATCGTCGCCGTCACCTCCTGTCCGACCGGTATCGCGCACACGTACATGGCGGCCGAGTCGCTGGAGAACGCGGGCCGTGAGGCGGGCGTGGAGATCGTCGTCGAGACACAGGGCTCGGCCGGGTTCACCCGCCTCGACCCGGCGGTCATCGCCGACGCGGACGGCGTGATCTTCGCGCACGACGTGCCCGTACGGGAGAAGGAACGCTTCGCCGGGAAGCCGACCGTCGACGTCGGCGTCAAGGCCGGCATCAACAAGCCCGCCCAGCTCATCGCCGACGTACGCGGCAGGGCCGAGCGCGGCGAGGTCACCGCCGGTGCCCAGGGCGGCGGTACACCCGTCGAGCGGGCCGGCGAGTCCGGTGACAGCTACGGCACCAAGCTGCGCAAGTGGCTGATGACCGGCGTGAGTTACATGGTCCCGTTCGTCGCCGCGGGCGGCCTGCTGCTCGCCCTCGGCTTCGCGATCGGCGGCTGGGAGATCAACAAGGCGCCCTCGGTCATGGAGCATTTCTCCTGGACCCAGGTCGACAGCTGGGGCGCGCTGCTGTTCCAGATCGGCGGGGTGGCCTTCGGGTTCCTGATCCCGGTCCTGGCCGGTTACATCGCCTACGGCATGGCGGACCGCCCCGGGCTCGTCCCCGGCTTCGTCGGCGGAATGATCGCCTCGAACATCGCGGCCGGCTTCCTCGGCGGTCTGGTCGCGGGTCTGCTGGCGGGCGGAATCGTCCTGTCCATCCAGCGCATCAAGATCCCCCCAGTTCTGCGCGGCATCATGCCGGTCGTGGTGATCCCGCTGATCTCCTCGCTGATCGTCGGCTTCCTGATGTTCGTCGTCGTCGGCAAGCCCATCGCCGAAGCCCAGAAGGGCATGACGGACTGGCTCTCCGGCCTCTCCGGCTCAAACGCCGTCCTGCTCGGCATCCTGCTCGGCCTGATGATGTGCTTCGACCTCGGCGGCCCCGTCAACAAGGTCGCGTACGCCTTCGCCACCGCCGGTATCGCCGTCCAGGACCCGAGCGACGCCGCGATGAAGGTGATGGCCGCGGTGATGGCCGCGGGCATGGTCCCGCCGCTGGGCATGGCGCTGGCCACCGTCGTCCGCAGGAAGCTCTTCACCCCGGCCGAGCGCGAGAACGGCAAGGCCGCCTGGGTACTGGGCGCCTCCTTCATCTCCGAGGGCGCGATCCCGTTCGCCGCGGCTGACCCGCTGCGCGTCATCCCGGCCTCGATGGCGGGCGGCGCGGTCACCGGCGCACTGTCGATGGCCTTCGGCGCGACGCTCCGCGCTCCGCACGGCGGCATCTTCGTGGTCCCGCTGATCGGCAGCCCGTTCCTCTACCTGATCGCCATCGCGGTCGGCACCTGCGTCACGACGGCCCTGGTGATCGTCCTCAAGAGCATGCGCAAGCCGACGCCGGGCACCACGGCCACCGAGTCGCCGGAGGGCGCGACGGCGACGGCGCTGGAGAAGAAGGAGCCGGTCGCGGCGTAA
- the pfkB gene encoding 1-phosphofructokinase: MILTVTPNPSLDRTYEVPSLDRGEVIRATGERMDPGGKGVNVSRAVAAAGQRTVAVLPLGGAPGALVADLLDAQGIEVAPVPVAGATRSNIALAESDGVLTKINAPGPELSAAEQELLLETVRRQSADADWIACCGSLPRGLAPSWYADLVARTHAAGARIALDTSGPALLAALRERPDVVKPNAEELAEAVGRPLATIGDALKAAEELRELGAGAVLASLGADGQLLVNGSGTWFASARVDTVRSNVGAGDSSLAGFLIAGGSGPEALASAVAHGAAAVQLPGSVMPTPADLDLSAVTVTSVVPVDRALREPVS, from the coding sequence ATGATCCTCACCGTCACTCCCAACCCGTCCCTCGACCGTACGTACGAGGTCCCGTCGCTCGACCGCGGCGAGGTCATCCGGGCGACCGGCGAACGGATGGACCCGGGCGGCAAGGGCGTCAACGTCTCGCGGGCCGTCGCCGCCGCCGGGCAGCGCACCGTGGCGGTACTGCCGCTGGGCGGCGCGCCCGGCGCGCTCGTCGCCGACCTGCTCGACGCCCAGGGCATAGAGGTCGCGCCGGTACCGGTCGCGGGCGCGACCCGGTCCAACATCGCCCTCGCCGAATCCGACGGCGTCCTGACGAAGATCAACGCACCCGGGCCCGAACTCTCGGCCGCAGAGCAGGAGTTGCTCCTGGAGACCGTGCGCCGGCAGTCGGCCGACGCCGACTGGATCGCCTGCTGCGGCAGCCTGCCGCGCGGCCTCGCACCCTCCTGGTACGCCGACCTCGTCGCTCGTACGCACGCGGCGGGTGCCCGGATCGCCCTCGACACCTCCGGCCCGGCCCTGCTGGCGGCTCTGCGCGAGCGGCCCGACGTCGTCAAGCCGAACGCCGAGGAACTCGCCGAAGCCGTCGGCCGTCCGCTCGCCACCATCGGCGACGCGCTCAAGGCCGCCGAGGAACTGCGCGAACTCGGCGCGGGCGCGGTCCTCGCCAGCCTCGGCGCCGACGGACAGCTCCTCGTCAACGGCTCCGGCACCTGGTTCGCCAGCGCGCGCGTCGACACCGTACGCAGCAATGTGGGCGCCGGTGACTCCTCGCTCGCCGGTTTCCTGATCGCCGGCGGCAGCGGGCCCGAGGCCCTCGCCTCCGCCGTCGCACACGGCGCCGCCGCCGTCCAGCTGCCCGGCAGCGTGATGCCGACGCCCGCCGACCTCGACCTGTCCGCCGTGACGGTGACGAGTGTGGTGCCCGTGGACCGCGCACTGAGGGAGCCGGTGTCATGA
- a CDS encoding DeoR/GlpR family DNA-binding transcription regulator, translating into MYAPERQQEILRLARDGGRVDVLSLAEQFQVTAETIRRDLKALDRAGLLRRVHGGAIPAGRLGFEPDLTERESTYADEKDRIAKAALTELPTEGTLILDAGSTVARLAAAIPLEATLTVVTHSLPIAARLADHPGIQLHLVGGRVRHRTRAAVDAWALRAYGEIRADVLFVAANGFSAEYGLTTPDLAEAAVKRAAVGAARRVVLLADSTKHGEEHFARFGDLGDVDLLITDSGLSPEDATDLERGGTEVVRA; encoded by the coding sequence ATGTACGCACCGGAGCGGCAGCAGGAGATCCTGCGGCTCGCCCGTGACGGCGGGCGGGTGGACGTACTGTCCCTGGCCGAGCAGTTCCAGGTCACCGCGGAGACCATCCGGCGGGACCTGAAGGCTCTGGACCGCGCGGGCCTCCTGCGGCGTGTGCACGGCGGTGCCATACCGGCCGGTCGCCTCGGCTTCGAGCCGGATCTCACCGAGCGCGAGTCGACCTACGCCGACGAGAAGGACCGCATCGCCAAGGCCGCCCTCACCGAACTGCCCACCGAGGGCACCCTGATCCTCGACGCCGGCTCGACGGTCGCGCGCCTCGCCGCCGCCATCCCGCTGGAGGCGACGCTCACCGTCGTCACCCACAGCCTCCCGATCGCGGCCCGCCTCGCCGACCACCCCGGCATCCAGCTGCACCTCGTCGGAGGGCGCGTCCGGCACCGTACGCGCGCCGCCGTGGACGCCTGGGCGCTGCGGGCGTACGGCGAGATCCGCGCCGACGTCCTGTTCGTGGCCGCCAACGGCTTCTCCGCCGAGTACGGGCTGACCACGCCCGACCTCGCCGAGGCCGCCGTGAAGCGGGCCGCCGTGGGCGCCGCCCGCCGAGTGGTGCTCCTCGCCGACTCGACGAAGCACGGCGAGGAGCACTTCGCCCGCTTCGGGGACCTGGGAGACGTGGACCTGCTGATCACCGACAGCGGGCTGAGCCCCGAGGACGCCACCGACCTCGAGCGCGGCGGCACGGAAGTGGTGCGCGCATGA
- a CDS encoding MFS transporter, with protein MTSTETPTGLTAVPDRRRWFALAIVMTAAFMDLVDVTIVNVAIPSIRREAGASFGQIQWITAGYALAFAAGLVTGGRLGDIHGRKRLFLVGIGGFTLASALCGFAANPEMLVASRILQGGMAAMMVPQVLSIVHATFPAHERGKVFGLFGAIVGLGAVTGPLLGALLTEWDLFGLGWRPIFLINLPVGIAGLILGRRFITESKAPRAMKLDLVGVALVTLGLLMLLYPLIRGRELGWPLWGYLSMAGALGVFGALVAYEKRKTRIDGSPLVELSLFRVKSFAAGIAVQTLFGVGLGIFFLVWTLYMQMGLGWSALRAGLTGVPFSIAVSVAAGMSVQKLVPRFGRKVLQAGALVMGLGVLIYIWESGRYGMAIASWQMALPLVVMGAGMGLIVAPLTDAVLSEVPKEHAGSASGLINTVQQMGNALGLGLVSVVFFGAMGDRLAQSEVGPAFVDAFQNALGWVAGLMGVIFVVMFALPGRPVAAPEQDAAAEEEREKVLVG; from the coding sequence ATGACCTCCACCGAAACACCAACCGGCCTCACTGCCGTGCCGGACCGACGGCGCTGGTTCGCCCTCGCCATCGTGATGACCGCGGCCTTCATGGACCTCGTCGACGTCACGATCGTCAACGTCGCGATCCCGTCCATCCGGCGCGAGGCCGGTGCCTCCTTCGGCCAGATCCAGTGGATCACCGCCGGATACGCACTCGCCTTCGCCGCCGGCCTCGTCACCGGCGGGCGGCTCGGCGACATCCACGGCCGCAAGCGGCTCTTCCTCGTCGGTATCGGCGGCTTCACCCTCGCCTCCGCCCTCTGCGGATTCGCCGCGAACCCGGAGATGCTGGTCGCCTCCCGCATCCTCCAGGGCGGCATGGCCGCGATGATGGTGCCGCAGGTCCTGTCGATCGTCCACGCGACCTTCCCGGCGCACGAGCGCGGCAAGGTGTTCGGCCTCTTCGGCGCGATCGTCGGCCTGGGCGCGGTGACCGGTCCGCTGCTGGGCGCGCTGCTGACGGAGTGGGACCTGTTCGGGCTCGGCTGGCGGCCGATCTTCCTGATCAACCTGCCGGTCGGCATCGCGGGACTGATCCTGGGCCGCCGATTCATCACCGAGTCGAAGGCCCCGCGGGCCATGAAGCTGGACCTCGTCGGCGTCGCCCTGGTGACCCTGGGCCTGCTGATGCTGCTCTACCCGCTGATCCGCGGGCGCGAGCTGGGCTGGCCGCTGTGGGGGTACCTGTCGATGGCGGGCGCGCTCGGTGTCTTCGGCGCGCTGGTGGCGTACGAGAAGCGCAAGACGCGGATCGACGGTTCGCCGCTGGTCGAGCTGTCGCTGTTCAGGGTGAAGAGCTTCGCCGCGGGCATCGCCGTACAGACCCTCTTCGGGGTGGGCCTGGGCATCTTCTTCCTGGTGTGGACGCTGTACATGCAGATGGGGCTCGGCTGGAGCGCCCTGCGGGCCGGGCTGACCGGCGTGCCCTTCTCGATCGCGGTGTCGGTGGCGGCGGGGATGTCCGTGCAGAAACTGGTGCCGCGGTTCGGCCGCAAGGTGCTCCAGGCGGGCGCGCTGGTGATGGGCCTCGGCGTGCTGATCTACATCTGGGAGTCCGGGCGGTACGGCATGGCCATCGCCTCCTGGCAGATGGCGCTCCCGCTGGTGGTCATGGGCGCCGGCATGGGCCTGATCGTCGCCCCGCTGACGGACGCGGTGCTGTCGGAGGTGCCGAAGGAGCACGCCGGGTCGGCGTCCGGGCTGATCAACACCGTGCAGCAGATGGGCAACGCGCTCGGGCTCGGGCTGGTGTCGGTGGTCTTCTTCGGGGCGATGGGGGACCGGCTGGCGCAGAGCGAGGTGGGACCGGCGTTCGTGGACGCCTTCCAGAACGCGCTGGGGTGGGTGGCCGGGCTGATGGGTGTGATCTTCGTGGTGATGTTCGCGCTGCCGGGGCGGCCTGTCGCGGCGCCCGAGCAGGACGCGGCGGCGGAGGAGGAGCGGGAGAAGGTCCTCGTCGGCTGA
- a CDS encoding helix-turn-helix transcriptional regulator: MTTDTPARLLQLLSLLQTPREWPGGELSDRLGVSRRTVRRDIDRLRELGYPVQASKGSDGGYRLVAGKAMPPLVLDDEEAVAIAVGLRAGAGHAVEGLDEASVRALAKLEQVLPSRLRRRVSTLQAATTPLTSGDGAVIAPETLTVMASAVAGQERLRFSYRAKDGTPTKRLTEPHRLVSTGRRWYLVAYDLDRADWRTFRVDRVADPFATGARFAPRELPTGDAAEYLRRSMYVRQEAYVFEATFAAPAAYVATRVPAWLGTPEPLDEHSCRIRSSVGDAVESLAVRLASVDCEFTVREPAELVERIRELGARMTRAAGS; the protein is encoded by the coding sequence ATGACGACGGACACACCGGCACGGCTCCTTCAGCTCCTCTCACTCCTCCAGACGCCCCGCGAGTGGCCCGGCGGCGAGCTCTCCGACCGGCTCGGGGTGTCGCGGCGTACCGTGCGGCGGGACATCGACCGGCTGCGTGAACTCGGTTATCCCGTGCAGGCGAGCAAGGGTTCCGACGGCGGTTACCGGCTGGTCGCGGGCAAGGCGATGCCGCCGCTGGTGCTCGACGACGAGGAGGCGGTGGCGATCGCGGTCGGGCTGCGGGCGGGTGCCGGGCACGCGGTCGAGGGGCTGGACGAGGCGTCCGTACGGGCGCTGGCCAAGCTGGAGCAGGTCCTGCCGTCCCGGCTGCGCCGCCGCGTCTCCACCCTCCAGGCCGCGACCACCCCGCTGACCAGCGGGGACGGTGCGGTCATCGCGCCCGAGACACTGACCGTGATGGCCTCGGCTGTGGCCGGGCAGGAGCGGCTGCGGTTCTCCTACCGTGCCAAGGACGGCACCCCCACCAAGCGGCTGACCGAGCCCCACCGCCTCGTGTCGACCGGCCGCCGCTGGTATCTCGTCGCCTACGACCTCGACCGCGCCGACTGGCGCACCTTCCGCGTCGACCGGGTCGCCGACCCCTTCGCGACGGGCGCCCGCTTCGCCCCGCGCGAGCTGCCGACGGGCGACGCGGCGGAGTATCTGCGCCGCTCGATGTACGTACGGCAGGAGGCCTACGTGTTCGAGGCGACGTTCGCCGCCCCGGCCGCGTATGTCGCCACCCGCGTCCCGGCCTGGCTCGGCACCCCCGAGCCCCTGGACGAGCACAGCTGCCGCATCCGTTCCTCCGTCGGCGACGCGGTGGAGTCGCTGGCGGTGCGGCTCGCGTCGGTCGACTGCGAGTTCACCGTCCGGGAACCGGCCGAACTGGTCGAGCGCATAAGGGAGTTAGGGGCCCGCATGACCAGGGCGGCCGGCAGCTGA
- a CDS encoding TetR/AcrR family transcriptional regulator: MEIARVAGRLFVTHGLRATRAEDIAQAAGVAPRTFYRYFATKEEAVGPLFGAGVEWWAQAVREAPAALSVPQALEHAARQVLTPGAVVSPGALDWARTLLRLAEESPGLLRVWAERCRTAERALAEALDSRGAGPAGSPEARFTAAVASAAVRVAFETWAAGDAPADGPTGPAALAVRNLGALRDFPWSGAGS, encoded by the coding sequence ATGGAGATCGCCCGGGTGGCGGGGCGACTCTTCGTGACCCACGGGCTGCGGGCCACCCGCGCCGAGGACATCGCGCAGGCGGCCGGGGTCGCCCCGCGCACCTTCTACCGCTACTTCGCCACCAAGGAGGAGGCCGTCGGTCCCCTTTTCGGCGCGGGCGTGGAGTGGTGGGCCCAGGCGGTGCGCGAGGCTCCGGCCGCGCTGTCCGTGCCGCAGGCACTGGAACACGCGGCACGGCAGGTGCTGACGCCCGGCGCCGTGGTGTCACCGGGCGCCCTGGACTGGGCCCGCACCCTGCTCCGGCTGGCGGAGGAGAGCCCCGGCCTGCTGCGGGTGTGGGCGGAGCGGTGCCGGACGGCGGAACGCGCGCTGGCCGAGGCACTGGACTCCCGGGGCGCGGGTCCGGCCGGCTCACCCGAGGCCCGCTTCACGGCCGCCGTCGCCAGTGCTGCCGTACGCGTCGCCTTCGAGACCTGGGCGGCCGGGGACGCCCCGGCCGACGGTCCGACCGGCCCGGCGGCACTGGCGGTGCGCAATCTGGGGGCGCTGCGGGACTTTCCGTGGAGCGGCGCGGGCTCCTGA
- a CDS encoding sigma-70 family RNA polymerase sigma factor, translated as MATRAVARRTSSATGGTVGGARSVRAHGGEIADRDLVGMYLDEIARTPLLDAAKEVELSQTIEAGVFARQILDGEAEAKADATVPELEALVAESERAKDIFIRSNLRLVVAVARRYPRSGLPLLDLIQEGNAGLVRAVEKFDYRKGFKFSTYATWWIRQAITRSIADQSRTIRLPVHLVEELGRIRRVQREFNRKNGRDPEPAEIAAELDTNAARVVDVLDWARDPVSLNMSVDDDGDTQFGDLLEDTSAVSPEQSVMTLLRSEELDDLIGRLDQRTASIIKMRYGIVDGRERTLTEVGKEHGLTRERIRQIEKHALLELKKLARDTGFDAAA; from the coding sequence ATGGCAACCCGTGCCGTCGCCCGTCGTACGTCTTCCGCCACCGGCGGGACCGTCGGCGGCGCACGCAGTGTTCGCGCCCATGGCGGCGAGATCGCCGACCGCGACCTGGTCGGCATGTACTTGGACGAGATAGCTCGAACCCCGTTGCTCGACGCCGCGAAGGAGGTCGAGCTGTCGCAGACCATCGAGGCCGGTGTGTTCGCGCGCCAGATCCTCGACGGCGAGGCAGAAGCGAAGGCGGACGCCACCGTCCCGGAGCTGGAGGCGCTCGTCGCCGAGAGCGAGCGGGCCAAGGACATCTTCATCCGCTCCAACCTCCGGCTGGTCGTCGCCGTGGCGCGCCGTTACCCCCGCAGCGGCCTGCCCCTCCTCGACCTGATCCAGGAGGGCAACGCCGGCCTGGTGCGCGCGGTCGAGAAGTTCGACTACCGCAAGGGCTTCAAGTTCTCGACGTACGCCACCTGGTGGATCCGTCAGGCCATCACCCGTTCCATAGCCGACCAGTCGCGCACGATCCGCCTCCCCGTCCATTTGGTCGAGGAACTGGGCCGGATCCGGCGCGTGCAGCGCGAGTTCAACCGTAAGAACGGGCGGGACCCGGAGCCTGCGGAGATCGCGGCCGAACTGGACACGAACGCGGCGCGGGTGGTCGACGTCCTGGACTGGGCCCGAGACCCGGTCTCGCTGAACATGTCGGTTGACGACGATGGCGACACCCAGTTCGGCGACCTCCTGGAGGACACGTCGGCGGTCTCGCCGGAGCAGTCCGTCATGACCCTTCTGCGCAGCGAGGAACTGGACGACCTGATCGGCCGCCTCGACCAGCGCACGGCCTCCATCATCAAGATGCGGTACGGCATCGTCGACGGCCGGGAGCGCACGCTGACCGAGGTCGGCAAGGAGCACGGGCTCACCCGTGAGCGGATTCGGCAGATCGAGAAGCATGCGTTGCTGGAACTCAAGAAGCTGGCACGGGACACGGGGTTCGACGCGGCGGCTTAG
- a CDS encoding GNAT family N-acetyltransferase produces MSSEHTEVQVRSGVEADLEALTDLYNHYVRETPTTFDVKVFTPEERRPWLLSYPEDGPHRLMVATDMDSQRILGYVTSGAFRAKPAYGTTVEVTVYLAPDAGGRGIGTLLYKALFEALAGEDVHRALAGIVTPNEASVRLHERFGFRYVGTYREVGRKFGRYWDVAWYEKEL; encoded by the coding sequence ATGTCGTCGGAACATACAGAGGTGCAGGTCAGGTCGGGTGTCGAGGCTGACCTCGAAGCTCTAACCGACCTCTACAACCACTACGTGCGCGAGACACCCACCACGTTCGACGTCAAAGTCTTCACACCGGAAGAGCGCCGCCCTTGGCTGCTCTCCTACCCTGAAGACGGCCCGCACCGCCTGATGGTTGCCACGGACATGGACTCACAGCGGATTCTGGGGTATGTCACATCCGGCGCCTTCCGTGCGAAGCCGGCGTACGGCACCACCGTGGAGGTGACCGTCTATCTCGCTCCGGACGCGGGCGGGCGCGGAATCGGCACCCTGCTCTACAAGGCCCTTTTCGAGGCGCTGGCCGGCGAGGACGTGCATCGCGCCCTGGCGGGGATCGTGACACCGAACGAAGCGTCCGTGCGGCTGCACGAACGCTTCGGGTTCCGGTACGTCGGGACGTACCGCGAGGTGGGCCGCAAGTTCGGCCGTTACTGGGACGTGGCCTGGTATGAGAAGGAACTCTGA
- a CDS encoding dioxygenase family protein, whose product MSADIQERMPALYLSHGAPPLADDPIWPGELAAWSADLPRPKAILMVSAHWEEAPLAIGATQTIPLVYDFWGFPEHYYQVEYAAPGAPELAESVRKLLRAPGIPVQDVPDRGLDHGAYVPLVEMFPEADIPVLQISMPTLDPVKLMDIGRKLAPLRDEGVLIVGSGFFTHNLAALRHTGPGVPTWSSEFDDWGRRALETRDVDGLLDFLNKAPAGRYAHPRTEHFAPLFVTMGAADVAGELDSQRSVIDGFWLGMAKRSVQFG is encoded by the coding sequence ATGTCCGCCGACATCCAGGAGCGCATGCCGGCGCTCTATCTCAGTCACGGTGCCCCTCCGCTGGCGGACGACCCGATCTGGCCCGGCGAACTCGCCGCCTGGTCGGCCGACCTGCCCCGCCCCAAGGCGATCCTCATGGTCTCCGCCCACTGGGAAGAGGCCCCGCTCGCCATCGGCGCCACCCAAACGATCCCCCTCGTCTACGACTTCTGGGGCTTCCCCGAGCACTACTACCAGGTCGAGTACGCCGCCCCGGGCGCCCCCGAACTCGCCGAGTCCGTACGGAAGCTGCTGCGGGCCCCCGGCATACCCGTCCAGGACGTCCCGGACCGCGGTCTCGACCACGGCGCGTACGTCCCGCTGGTGGAGATGTTCCCCGAGGCGGACATCCCTGTCCTGCAGATCTCGATGCCGACCCTCGACCCGGTGAAACTGATGGACATCGGGCGCAAGCTCGCGCCCCTGCGTGACGAGGGTGTGCTGATCGTCGGCTCCGGCTTCTTCACCCACAACCTGGCCGCCCTCAGGCACACGGGCCCCGGAGTGCCGACCTGGTCGAGCGAGTTCGACGACTGGGGCCGCCGGGCGCTGGAGACACGGGACGTCGACGGCCTGCTGGACTTCCTGAACAAGGCCCCGGCGGGCCGGTACGCCCACCCGCGCACCGAGCACTTCGCCCCGCTCTTCGTGACGATGGGCGCGGCCGACGTGGCCGGCGAGCTGGACTCACAGAGGTCGGTCATCGACGGCTTCTGGCTGGGGATGGCCAAGCGGTCGGTTCAGTTCGGCTGA
- a CDS encoding MarR family winged helix-turn-helix transcriptional regulator, with protein MNTASTSGEEPRWLTDEEQRTWRAYMHAVTLLEDHLDRQLQRDAGMPHVYYGLLVGLGEAADGRLRMTELAMKAKITRSRLSHAIARLEKNGWVRREDCPSDKRGQFAVLTDQGREVLRRTAPGHVRAVRQALFDRITDEQLKVLHDVMETVAEGLQPKDANADLPWLR; from the coding sequence ATGAACACAGCATCTACATCCGGCGAGGAGCCCCGCTGGCTCACCGACGAGGAGCAGCGCACCTGGCGCGCCTACATGCACGCCGTCACCCTTCTCGAGGACCATCTCGACCGCCAGCTCCAGCGCGACGCCGGCATGCCGCACGTCTACTACGGCCTGCTCGTCGGTCTCGGCGAGGCCGCGGACGGGCGGCTGCGTATGACGGAGCTCGCGATGAAGGCGAAGATCACCCGCTCCCGCCTCTCGCACGCCATCGCCCGCCTGGAGAAGAACGGCTGGGTACGACGCGAGGACTGCCCCTCGGACAAGCGCGGCCAGTTCGCGGTCCTGACCGACCAGGGCCGGGAGGTGCTCCGGCGCACCGCTCCCGGCCATGTGCGCGCCGTACGCCAGGCGTTGTTCGACCGGATCACCGACGAGCAGCTCAAGGTGCTCCACGACGTCATGGAGACCGTCGCCGAGGGCCTCCAGCCGAAGGACGCGAACGCGGATCTGCCCTGGCTCCGCTGA